The following are encoded in a window of Chryseobacterium sp. genomic DNA:
- the rpsH gene encoding 30S ribosomal protein S8, translated as MVTDPISDFLTRVRNAQSAGHKVVDIPASKIKKEITKILFDQGYITNYKFEDNAVQGNIKIALKYDKQTNKPAIKSIQRASRPGLRYYAGSAELPRVLNGLGVAIISTSKGVMTGKQARQEKVGGEVICYVY; from the coding sequence ATGGTAACAGATCCAATTTCAGATTTCCTGACCAGAGTAAGGAACGCACAAAGCGCAGGCCACAAGGTGGTGGACATTCCTGCATCGAAAATCAAGAAGGAGATTACAAAAATTCTTTTCGACCAGGGTTATATTACAAACTACAAGTTTGAAGATAACGCTGTACAGGGGAACATCAAAATCGCTTTAAAGTATGACAAGCAAACCAACAAACCGGCTATTAAATCCATCCAGAGAGCATCAAGACCTGGTTTGAGATATTATGCAGGTTCTGCAGAACTTCCTAGAGTTCTGAACGGGTTGGGTGTAGCCATCATTTCTACCTCCAAAGGGGTAATGACAGGTAAGCAGGCCAGACAGGAAAAAGTAGGTGGAGAGGTAATCTGCTATGTTTATTAA
- the rplN gene encoding 50S ribosomal protein L14 has translation MLQTESRLKVADNTGAKEVLVIRVLGGTRRRYASVGDKIVVTIKDSTPSGNAKKGQVSKAVVVRTKKAVRRKDGSYIKFDDNACVLLNANGEMRGTRVFGPVARELRDKEYMKVISLAPEVL, from the coding sequence ATGTTACAAACAGAATCAAGATTAAAGGTAGCTGATAACACCGGAGCGAAAGAAGTTTTGGTAATCAGAGTTCTGGGAGGTACCAGAAGAAGATATGCTTCAGTTGGTGATAAAATCGTAGTGACGATCAAGGATTCTACACCATCCGGAAACGCCAAGAAAGGTCAGGTATCCAAAGCTGTTGTGGTAAGAACCAAGAAAGCAGTTAGGAGAAAAGACGGATCATATATCAAGTTCGACGATAATGCCTGCGTATTGCTTAATGCGAACGGCGAAATGAGAGGTACACGTGTTTTCGGACCCGTAGCCCGCGAACTTAGAGACAAAGAATACATGAAGGTAATTTCCCTGGCTCCCGAAGTACTTTAA
- the rplO gene encoding 50S ribosomal protein L15 gives MNLNNLKPASGSTFNSKRIGRGQGTGKGGTSTKGHKGQKARAGYSQKIGFEGGQMPIQRRLPKFGFNNVNRKEFRGINLDTIQNLIDTKDIKGDITREVMIENGLASKNDLVKIMGRGELKSGVSISADKFTKSAEELIAKAGGKAITL, from the coding sequence ATGAATTTAAATAACTTAAAACCAGCTTCAGGTTCCACTTTCAATTCCAAGAGAATTGGTAGAGGTCAGGGAACAGGAAAAGGCGGTACTTCAACAAAAGGACATAAAGGTCAGAAAGCCAGAGCCGGATACTCTCAGAAGATCGGTTTCGAAGGTGGACAGATGCCTATCCAGAGAAGATTGCCTAAGTTCGGTTTCAACAATGTAAACAGAAAAGAATTTAGAGGAATCAATTTAGATACTATCCAGAACCTGATCGATACAAAAGACATCAAAGGTGATATCACCAGAGAAGTTATGATCGAAAACGGTCTTGCATCTAAAAATGACCTTGTGAAAATTATGGGTAGAGGCGAATTGAAATCAGGTGTTTCAATCTCTGCAGATAAATTCACAAAATCTGCTGAAGAGCTTATTGCTAAAGCAGGAGGTAAAGCAATTACTCTATAA
- the rpsN gene encoding 30S ribosomal protein S14 has protein sequence MAKESMKARERKREATVAKYAEKRKALKEAGDYEALQKLPKNASPVRLHNRCKLTGRPRGYMRTFGLSRVMFREMANKGLIPGVKKASW, from the coding sequence ATGGCTAAAGAATCAATGAAAGCGCGTGAGCGCAAAAGAGAGGCTACAGTAGCTAAATATGCTGAGAAAAGGAAAGCTTTGAAAGAAGCCGGAGATTACGAAGCATTACAGAAGTTGCCTAAAAACGCTTCACCGGTTAGACTTCACAACAGATGCAAGCTTACCGGCAGACCAAGAGGTTACATGAGAACTTTCGGACTTTCCAGAGTTATGTTCCGCGAGATGGCCAACAAAGGCCTGATCCCCGGAGTTAAAAAAGCTAGTTGGTAA
- the rplE gene encoding 50S ribosomal protein L5, producing the protein MEFIARPKKLYKEQIIPAMMEEFGYKSVMQVPKLQKIVISQGLGAATADKKIVDYAIEELTAITGQKAVGTLSKKDEAAFKLRKGMPVGARVTLRADKMYEFLDRLTASALPRIRDFNGIKADGFDGRGNYNLGITEQIIFPEIVIDKVKKIQGMDITFVTTAKTDKEAKALLTHFGMPFKKN; encoded by the coding sequence ATGGAATTTATAGCAAGACCAAAAAAATTATATAAGGAGCAAATTATTCCTGCGATGATGGAAGAATTTGGGTACAAATCTGTTATGCAGGTGCCTAAATTGCAGAAGATCGTAATTTCCCAGGGTCTGGGAGCTGCTACAGCCGACAAGAAAATTGTTGATTACGCCATCGAGGAATTAACTGCAATTACCGGACAGAAAGCTGTAGGAACCCTCTCCAAAAAGGATGAGGCTGCCTTCAAACTTAGAAAAGGAATGCCGGTGGGTGCAAGAGTAACTCTTAGAGCAGACAAAATGTACGAATTCCTGGACAGGCTTACTGCATCTGCACTGCCAAGGATCCGCGATTTCAACGGTATCAAAGCTGATGGTTTCGACGGTAGAGGAAATTATAACCTTGGTATTACCGAGCAGATCATTTTCCCGGAGATCGTGATTGACAAAGTGAAGAAGATCCAGGGTATGGACATCACTTTTGTTACTACTGCGAAAACAGACAAAGAAGCAAAAGCATTATTAACGCATTTCGGTATGCCTTTTAAAAAGAACTAA
- the rpsQ gene encoding 30S ribosomal protein S17, producing the protein MDRNLRKERIGVVSSNKMEKTIVVSETMRMKHPMYGKFVLKTKKYTAHDENNECSEGDTVLIQETRPLSKSKRWRLVRIIEKAK; encoded by the coding sequence ATGGACAGAAATTTAAGAAAAGAAAGAATTGGGGTGGTTTCCAGCAACAAAATGGAAAAAACTATTGTTGTAAGCGAGACGATGAGAATGAAGCACCCAATGTACGGTAAATTCGTTTTGAAAACGAAAAAATATACCGCACATGACGAAAATAACGAGTGCAGCGAGGGCGATACTGTTCTTATACAGGAAACCAGACCTCTGAGCAAGAGTAAAAGATGGAGATTAGTAAGAATCATTGAAAAAGCTAAGTAA
- the rplX gene encoding 50S ribosomal protein L24: MTKVKIKRGDNVIVTTGKNKGGKGEVLEVIRKEGKDPRVVVAGINIVKKHVKPSASNPQGNIVEKEASIHISNVALMDKNGKATKVGSKVEGDKKVRVAKSTGETL, from the coding sequence ATGACAAAAGTTAAAATAAAAAGAGGAGACAACGTAATCGTAACTACCGGAAAAAATAAAGGTGGTAAAGGTGAAGTTCTGGAAGTGATCAGAAAAGAAGGGAAAGACCCTAGAGTAGTTGTAGCCGGAATCAATATCGTGAAAAAGCACGTGAAGCCGTCTGCTTCTAACCCACAGGGAAACATTGTAGAGAAAGAAGCTTCTATCCACATCTCAAACGTAGCTTTAATGGATAAAAACGGTAAAGCAACCAAAGTGGGTTCCAAAGTGGAGGGAGATAAGAAAGTAAGAGTTGCGAAATCAACCGGTGAAACTTTATAA
- the rpmD gene encoding 50S ribosomal protein L30, giving the protein MATIKVKQVRSAINRTKTQKRTLEALGLKRLHQVVTHEASPAVLGMVAAVRHLVEVQEEN; this is encoded by the coding sequence ATGGCAACAATTAAAGTAAAACAAGTAAGAAGTGCTATTAACAGAACCAAAACCCAAAAGAGAACTCTGGAGGCTTTAGGACTGAAGAGATTGCACCAGGTGGTAACTCACGAAGCTTCGCCTGCTGTTCTTGGAATGGTGGCTGCAGTTAGACACTTAGTAGAAGTTCAGGAAGAAAACTAA
- the rpsE gene encoding 30S ribosomal protein S5, producing MLGLDNIEKVKPGGLELKDRLVSVNRVTKVTKGGRAFGFSAIVVVGDEAGVIGYGLGKSKEVATAISKAVEDAKKNLVKVPVTKEGTIYHESTARFGGGHVFMKPASHGTGVIAGNTVRIVLESAGIKDILTKSKGSSNPHNVVKATFKALLDIRTPEEIARMRGVSLDKVFKH from the coding sequence ATGTTAGGACTAGATAATATTGAAAAAGTAAAACCGGGAGGATTAGAATTAAAGGATCGTCTCGTGTCTGTAAACAGGGTAACTAAAGTAACCAAAGGTGGTCGTGCGTTCGGTTTTTCTGCAATCGTGGTTGTGGGAGACGAAGCCGGAGTTATCGGTTACGGTTTGGGTAAGTCCAAAGAAGTTGCAACAGCAATCTCCAAAGCAGTGGAGGATGCTAAGAAAAATTTAGTTAAAGTTCCTGTTACTAAGGAAGGTACCATTTATCATGAGTCTACTGCCAGATTCGGTGGTGGCCACGTATTTATGAAGCCGGCTTCACACGGTACGGGAGTTATCGCAGGTAACACGGTGCGTATCGTACTGGAGTCTGCAGGTATCAAGGATATCCTTACAAAATCTAAAGGATCTTCCAACCCGCATAACGTGGTGAAGGCAACCTTCAAAGCATTGTTGGACATCAGAACTCCTGAAGAAATCGCAAGAATGAGAGGGGTATCATTAGACAAGGTATTTAAACACTAA
- the rplR gene encoding 50S ribosomal protein L18, with product MALNKVQKRNRIKSRVRGKISGSAELPRLSVYKSNKEIYAQLIDDKEGKTLASASSRALNATGSKVEISAEVGKAIAEKAKAAGIENIVFDRNGFVYHGRVKALADGAREGGLKF from the coding sequence ATGGCACTAAATAAAGTACAAAAAAGAAACAGGATTAAAAGTAGAGTAAGAGGCAAGATCTCCGGCTCTGCTGAACTGCCAAGATTATCTGTATACAAAAGTAATAAGGAAATTTACGCTCAGTTAATCGACGATAAAGAAGGTAAGACCCTTGCTTCAGCCTCCTCCAGAGCGCTTAATGCAACAGGTAGCAAAGTGGAAATATCTGCAGAAGTTGGTAAAGCAATCGCTGAAAAAGCCAAAGCTGCAGGAATTGAAAATATAGTGTTCGACAGAAACGGATTCGTATACCACGGCAGAGTGAAAGCTCTGGCTGACGGTGCGAGAGAAGGCGGACTAAAATTCTAA
- the rpmC gene encoding 50S ribosomal protein L29 yields the protein MKNADIRNLSAGDLQNKLAELKAEYQKTKLAHRISPVENPIQIRDLRRTIARLETEVTAKQQ from the coding sequence ATGAAAAATGCTGACATCAGAAATTTAAGCGCAGGTGATCTACAGAACAAACTTGCTGAACTGAAAGCTGAATATCAAAAAACTAAATTAGCTCACAGAATCAGCCCTGTAGAAAACCCGATTCAAATCAGAGATTTGAGAAGGACCATCGCAAGATTGGAAACAGAAGTAACCGCTAAACAACAATAA
- the rplF gene encoding 50S ribosomal protein L6, with amino-acid sequence MSRIGKSIITIPAGVTVTESNGVVTVKGPKGELTQTLTEGITLEQKDGELTVNRPSESKQHKALHGLYRALINNMIVGTSEGFEKKLELVGVGYRATHSGQKLELALGFSHSIVMELPNEVKVDTLTEKGKNPIVTLTSHDKQLIGMVAAKIRSFRKPEPYKGKGVRFVGEIVRRKAGKSA; translated from the coding sequence ATGTCAAGAATTGGTAAATCAATTATAACCATTCCTGCCGGTGTTACTGTAACCGAATCAAACGGTGTAGTAACTGTTAAAGGCCCTAAAGGTGAGCTTACGCAAACCCTTACGGAAGGAATTACCTTAGAACAGAAAGACGGTGAACTTACAGTAAACCGCCCGTCTGAGTCTAAACAGCACAAAGCGCTTCACGGACTGTACAGAGCGCTTATCAACAACATGATTGTTGGTACATCCGAAGGTTTCGAAAAGAAACTTGAATTGGTGGGAGTTGGATACAGAGCAACACATTCCGGTCAGAAACTGGAACTTGCCCTAGGTTTCTCTCACAGTATCGTAATGGAACTTCCAAACGAAGTGAAAGTGGATACATTAACTGAGAAGGGTAAAAACCCTATTGTTACTTTAACATCTCATGACAAGCAACTTATCGGAATGGTCGCTGCAAAGATCAGATCATTCAGAAAGCCGGAGCCTTACAAAGGAAAAGGGGTAAGATTTGTTGGAGAAATTGTGAGACGTAAAGCTGGTAAATCTGCTTAA
- the rplP gene encoding 50S ribosomal protein L16, with amino-acid sequence MLQPRRTKFRRVHKMKMKGNAQRGAQLAYGTFGIKATDGAWITARQIEAARIAATRYMKREGQLWIKIFPDKPITKKPAEVRMGKGKGAVEYWVAVVKPGKVMFEVGGVPYEVAKEALRLAAQKLPVVTKFIVANDFVKPE; translated from the coding sequence ATGTTACAACCAAGAAGAACCAAGTTCCGTCGTGTTCATAAAATGAAGATGAAAGGAAATGCGCAGAGAGGAGCTCAGCTTGCGTATGGAACTTTCGGCATCAAGGCCACAGACGGTGCGTGGATCACGGCCAGACAGATCGAAGCGGCACGTATTGCAGCTACGAGATATATGAAGAGAGAAGGACAGCTATGGATTAAAATCTTCCCGGATAAGCCTATTACCAAAAAACCTGCTGAAGTACGTATGGGTAAAGGTAAAGGTGCTGTGGAATATTGGGTAGCCGTAGTGAAGCCAGGAAAAGTAATGTTTGAGGTAGGCGGCGTTCCTTACGAGGTAGCCAAGGAAGCCCTTAGACTTGCTGCACAGAAATTACCTGTGGTAACCAAATTCATCGTTGCTAACGATTTTGTAAAACCTGAATAA